One genomic segment of Erysipelotrichaceae bacterium 66202529 includes these proteins:
- a CDS encoding recombinase family protein: MSEKVEIDSFICLGNDLTEVRNSLELLAEERMMIACNGLKADASLLLCFYDYLLELNRQKLKASQKKGIEKALQRKSEGVGSYGRPKTALPKDFEIRIKACLSKKQKLSDYCDELQMKRSTFYKYAKQIENKLDSLDNSICRN; the protein is encoded by the coding sequence GTGAGTGAAAAAGTAGAGATAGATTCCTTTATATGCTTGGGGAATGATTTAACAGAAGTCAGAAACAGCTTGGAACTATTAGCTGAAGAAAGGATGATGATAGCCTGTAATGGCTTAAAAGCGGATGCTTCATTATTACTTTGTTTCTATGATTATCTCTTAGAACTGAATCGACAAAAGTTAAAAGCGAGTCAGAAAAAAGGAATTGAAAAAGCCTTACAGAGAAAATCTGAAGGTGTGGGTTCATACGGCAGACCAAAAACTGCCTTACCGAAAGATTTTGAAATACGTATCAAAGCCTGTCTAAGCAAAAAACAGAAACTATCTGATTATTGTGATGAATTGCAGATGAAAAGATCAACATTTTATAAATACGCAAAGCAGATTGAGAATAAGCTGGATAGTTTAGACAACAGTATATGTAGAAATTAA
- a CDS encoding leucine-rich repeat protein yields MNKKNNHNKNLKLLIASLFLVGSLIGLLLNDDEHVYAFHDEEIIATIPVGVNNDNVKAILTKDGTLTLSGEGEIKDFTADTTPLKEYRNQISEIVIEDGITSIGDYLFYNCKGLNDALEIPATVVHIGDGAFYGSDEKNAPHFMKIINHFKTADITVAVEKEVPSTEEEQTEKQEPVNSESNDPMSNNTTPVDDNEADIKEPTSIKTETVIEIKTITEQQMGTHVFYATVHGGYQCEDNNASFVNAMNEAEYQKADRFVTAKLDNVLTRNLPVFKGSIFVPEQPEIGLTNPSMDDALHESIFTGWTYQGKEINVDDQMAIDETVDTLSLTSRWETKATLEPEIRQSVKDKKTTYSIFNKITDTEIADIQGYVMSYQWQIKTLDSDWKDIEGETKSTLIRESNENDHTSMFRAILSVSKQSKARTAATPTTFTTNEVTGIDAEKPITITYDANGGVGEAPVNTSISISTPYKPEESTLTPPNNQVFIGWKVTLNNIVVTKNNGTIVNTDDIIQTSDVLSLSLNGADHGNIIFTAQWSNGTVIYFNPNISASGDGMTPDTAVKTLNEAYGKLPSDGTINTNKIVLLGSYRFTSTVTLPAKKVTITANSYDQTTSPILYMDNTNVMITLGDDTKFENIKIGAPTFWSGNAERPEGIYADFHTLIMGDHIVNTSGTLQVFGGSRTSGKNGHSDIRIFSGSYRYINGAGYNTSSSGNTNILLYGGGGAVYGGIHTGGVLTGSTNIIAYGGGFSIFGGNRYGQVTGDTHIKIYGGGHSVYGASHAGTGYVKNVNIEVYDPYGTTKLGEFCGGIYDGNSTSNRYPVQEKINISIHGGTFGAIYGGGLNDWAEGSGPTVKSGVNLLIENAEVNNDVYLGGKYGAVNGSSTLTIRNSNIHGSVYGGGLGGKNNKGSTISSNIYGNATINIDENTIIDNNVYGGGNNRSNINSTAFVYFYGTAKNVYGSGKGSLTSVSQSNINIGDNAVIKENVYGGGDEGTTTASTLNILGGVIGTEENSGNIFGGGNNVGVNTSIVSLKNTPTITGNIYGGSNASGTTTTSTVNISGSVANSVYAGGKGENTTVTNATLNVESGANIAGNAFGGSEKGTVTNSTVNLNGGYVKNAFGGSDQASITGDVKITSLAGSSAGNIYAGCNSSGSVSSPILNLAGKADNVFGGGNATDKTQADVTGVSTITVTSDNANKISNVYGGANSSGLVKAPVINIKGYAGNVYGGGYGADTTTESPSITTQNATVDNAYGGGNKGLVANTNVLISSDSNIKNAFAGGNEAGVDGTVKIQVISTATIQNMYGGSNNNGTVKNPQIQVDGSEGSIPKVTNVYGGGYGQSTVTESPVIKIDGYTTIENVYGGGNLGQTSNASITVGNTNNGTDTGTIDKVFAGGDQAGITGKSNVVINPSMKVTSLYGGSNNSGDVEDVDLTINGTVGTVYGGGLGNGTKTYTPVIIVNNGAKITNLYGGGDEGRTFTSSHITLKEGSVVNENVYGAGNQVGIEDKQNAGIGNAPESDSYITLEKNATVQGNIYGGSNQRGTVKGVSNLTINGIVTGNVFGGGKGVNTQVFNTKINMSATATAKNVYGGSEEGSIEDSTLIEIQGSKISESVYGAGFGATSNVKKDVYIVIADASISGNVFGGGSQGTVGGDTHVDIISGTIGTASNKDTGNVFGGSDSAIVSGNTKVHVGKFAADGNTVGITPTSKEITIMQSIFGGGNKAASGTSFDASNPYVLGDAEVNVDAYTYTTFKVGESLFGDGNKCVVSGNRTFILKNYDAALLSIQRADTLTIEKSKIEISGTTDSANLIATSQYSLNRIGNLILKDGSEVKLQTPANLLLGIESQDAAGNVTTASNALGINNTIYMQQGEALELRTNEDVSRPGYGDVKGFTLLGRYDKDGNNLEKGIYILGGMGSDDDSGFYYANATDTDQGITYHEKITPTHDKEGTVWRNWKVANAVLNRQETLTMSDKPTGGKTAQLEGDSADGSIYRLDTSSLQIKTQNGSTEKFTIKEEGQLKDNDNVNTTLGLSIGTGQSGWLEQRKVGYVVGSSDGAGNQIIVDETNKGEMRSINGGTAKPIIQVDLSNLDGISKTDSSAPLQVTFTIDMIKLQPDGSEIETGKMNVILDIKREQHGQYTDVALQSGKKYDRAGQTYTYNSASPQVGITISKESSVTLQYAQQGQLKDIPADHTLSFSTALPEGTTILMVDKKGTHDEYYEYTVPNGGKSKINLSDFIKNETSNTKYQPVTEKGQKENFIFVIDFARAASFTVNSITATLDAVNSSGSSVYNATMSTVFAVNGDKKEYSLSSEKASGTVSITPDYPMNTTFQIDLKTAVQNANVGIDTTGDGRQMGVKVKLFNKDLNRYIDIPQTWKIISNGVRYSTSGDSLTVVLADQMTEATSNIYVSMDNLSNVPSGNYRFDIELVSGALANYPGDTTTTSVSNVQYNFKLKDYRYSIAVEMLSPDEPIFKTDDADRTINALITKVAQGGADTSEVTVEQVVSRKNPETKKYEDLNLSDVFTGSLDKVLSWKTNKQTYKLKEGLEAGTYRITYTIKTKVEINGTTVVKDAGTETMNFIVTKD; encoded by the coding sequence ATGAATAAAAAGAATAATCATAACAAAAACTTAAAGCTTCTTATTGCTTCCCTTTTCCTTGTGGGAAGTTTGATTGGATTACTGTTAAATGATGATGAACATGTATATGCTTTTCATGATGAAGAAATTATCGCTACGATACCAGTAGGTGTTAACAATGATAATGTAAAAGCAATACTGACAAAGGATGGAACACTAACTTTAAGCGGTGAGGGGGAAATCAAGGATTTTACTGCTGATACAACTCCATTAAAAGAGTATCGCAATCAAATCAGCGAAATTGTTATAGAAGATGGCATCACATCTATAGGGGATTATCTTTTTTATAATTGTAAGGGATTGAATGATGCTTTAGAAATACCGGCAACAGTTGTACATATTGGAGATGGAGCATTCTATGGCAGCGATGAAAAGAATGCACCTCATTTCATGAAAATTATAAATCATTTTAAAACAGCAGATATTACTGTAGCAGTTGAAAAAGAAGTACCTTCAACTGAGGAGGAGCAAACTGAAAAGCAGGAACCTGTGAATAGTGAATCAAATGATCCGATGTCAAATAATACTACTCCAGTTGATGATAATGAAGCTGATATTAAGGAACCTACATCAATTAAGACGGAAACTGTCATAGAGATTAAAACGATTACAGAACAGCAGATGGGAACACATGTATTCTACGCTACTGTTCATGGTGGTTATCAATGTGAAGATAATAACGCATCATTTGTTAATGCTATGAATGAGGCAGAGTATCAGAAAGCAGATAGATTCGTTACAGCAAAGCTAGATAATGTTTTGACAAGAAATCTTCCGGTTTTTAAAGGATCTATCTTTGTGCCTGAACAACCAGAAATAGGACTTACGAATCCAAGCATGGATGATGCACTTCATGAATCAATATTTACCGGATGGACATATCAGGGAAAAGAAATCAACGTAGATGATCAGATGGCAATTGATGAAACAGTTGATACTCTTTCTCTGACTTCACGATGGGAAACGAAAGCAACACTTGAGCCTGAAATCAGGCAATCGGTGAAAGATAAAAAAACGACCTATTCTATCTTCAATAAGATAACTGATACTGAAATTGCTGATATACAGGGATATGTCATGTCCTATCAGTGGCAGATCAAGACCTTAGATAGTGATTGGAAAGATATAGAAGGAGAAACAAAATCTACACTCATTAGAGAATCAAATGAAAATGATCATACTTCTATGTTCAGAGCAATATTATCTGTGTCAAAGCAAAGTAAAGCAAGAACTGCTGCAACTCCTACAACCTTTACTACAAATGAAGTAACTGGAATTGATGCAGAAAAGCCAATAACGATAACATATGATGCAAATGGTGGAGTTGGAGAAGCTCCGGTTAATACAAGCATTAGTATATCTACACCTTATAAACCAGAAGAAAGTACATTGACACCACCTAACAATCAAGTATTTATAGGATGGAAAGTAACCTTGAATAATATAGTGGTCACGAAGAATAATGGAACAATAGTAAACACAGATGATATTATACAGACTTCAGATGTTTTATCTCTATCATTAAATGGTGCAGATCATGGCAATATAATTTTTACTGCACAGTGGAGTAATGGAACAGTCATTTATTTTAATCCCAATATATCAGCAAGTGGAGATGGTATGACGCCAGATACTGCTGTGAAAACCCTTAATGAAGCATATGGGAAACTGCCGTCTGATGGCACAATCAACACTAATAAAATTGTACTGCTAGGCTCTTATAGGTTTACTTCAACAGTTACTTTACCAGCAAAAAAAGTAACAATTACTGCTAATTCCTATGATCAGACCACATCTCCAATTCTGTATATGGATAATACTAATGTTATGATTACTTTAGGAGATGATACAAAATTTGAGAATATAAAAATTGGTGCACCAACATTCTGGAGCGGAAATGCTGAAAGACCAGAGGGAATATATGCAGATTTTCATACATTGATAATGGGAGATCACATCGTTAATACTTCTGGAACATTACAGGTTTTTGGTGGTAGTAGAACAAGTGGTAAAAATGGACATTCGGACATTCGAATATTCAGTGGATCATATCGTTACATTAATGGTGCAGGTTATAATACAAGTTCAAGTGGGAATACAAATATATTGTTATATGGCGGAGGTGGTGCTGTTTATGGAGGTATACATACAGGTGGTGTATTAACCGGTAGTACGAATATAATTGCATATGGTGGTGGCTTTAGTATTTTTGGTGGTAATCGATACGGTCAGGTCACTGGCGATACACATATCAAAATATATGGAGGAGGTCACAGTGTTTATGGTGCTTCTCACGCAGGAACAGGTTATGTGAAAAACGTTAATATAGAAGTTTATGATCCTTATGGGACTACGAAACTAGGAGAATTTTGTGGAGGCATATATGACGGTAATTCAACATCCAATAGGTATCCTGTACAAGAAAAAATCAATATTTCTATTCATGGTGGAACTTTTGGTGCAATTTATGGTGGAGGTCTAAATGATTGGGCTGAAGGTAGCGGACCAACTGTTAAATCTGGTGTAAATCTTTTAATTGAGAATGCTGAAGTTAATAATGATGTTTATTTAGGAGGAAAATATGGAGCAGTAAATGGAAGTTCAACATTAACGATAAGAAATTCTAACATACATGGTAGTGTTTATGGTGGTGGTTTAGGTGGTAAAAATAATAAAGGAAGTACTATATCAAGTAATATTTATGGGAATGCTACAATAAATATTGATGAAAATACGATAATTGATAATAATGTTTATGGTGGTGGTAATAACAGATCAAATATCAATAGCACGGCATTTGTTTACTTTTATGGAACAGCAAAGAATGTATATGGTTCAGGGAAAGGAAGCCTTACTTCGGTTTCACAAAGTAATATTAATATAGGTGATAATGCTGTTATTAAAGAAAATGTTTATGGTGGTGGAGATGAGGGAACAACAACTGCTTCTACGCTTAATATATTAGGAGGAGTAATTGGAACAGAAGAAAATAGTGGGAATATTTTTGGTGGAGGTAATAATGTTGGTGTTAATACTAGTATTGTCTCATTAAAGAATACACCAACAATTACTGGCAACATTTATGGTGGTTCAAATGCATCTGGAACTACAACAACATCAACAGTTAATATTTCAGGTAGCGTGGCTAATAGTGTTTATGCAGGAGGTAAGGGAGAAAATACTACTGTTACAAATGCAACATTAAATGTTGAAAGTGGTGCAAATATTGCTGGAAATGCATTCGGTGGTTCAGAAAAAGGTACTGTTACAAATTCCACTGTTAATTTGAATGGTGGATATGTAAAGAATGCTTTTGGTGGATCTGATCAAGCAAGTATCACTGGCGATGTTAAGATCACTTCTTTGGCTGGGTCAAGTGCCGGGAATATTTATGCCGGATGTAATTCATCAGGTAGTGTTAGTTCTCCTATATTAAATCTAGCGGGCAAAGCCGATAATGTGTTTGGTGGTGGAAATGCTACTGATAAGACACAGGCTGATGTTACTGGAGTATCAACGATAACAGTTACTTCTGATAATGCAAATAAAATCAGTAATGTGTATGGTGGCGCAAATTCTTCCGGTCTTGTAAAAGCTCCAGTTATCAATATCAAAGGGTATGCTGGTAATGTCTATGGCGGAGGATATGGAGCAGATACAACTACAGAGTCTCCTTCTATAACTACTCAAAATGCTACTGTTGATAATGCTTACGGTGGAGGTAATAAAGGCCTTGTTGCCAATACAAATGTACTCATTAGTTCGGATTCAAATATAAAAAATGCTTTTGCCGGCGGAAATGAAGCCGGTGTTGATGGAACAGTTAAGATTCAGGTAATTTCTACAGCTACTATTCAAAATATGTATGGTGGTTCCAATAATAATGGAACTGTGAAAAATCCACAGATACAGGTAGACGGTTCTGAAGGATCAATTCCTAAAGTAACCAATGTCTATGGTGGTGGATATGGTCAATCTACAGTAACGGAAAGTCCTGTGATCAAGATTGATGGCTATACGACAATAGAGAATGTCTATGGCGGTGGAAATCTTGGTCAAACTTCAAATGCAAGCATTACAGTTGGTAATACAAATAATGGCACTGATACAGGGACGATTGATAAGGTCTTTGCAGGAGGAGATCAGGCTGGTATCACCGGAAAGAGTAATGTAGTTATCAATCCATCTATGAAGGTCACAAGTCTTTATGGTGGTTCTAATAATTCAGGTGATGTAGAAGATGTTGATCTAACGATCAACGGTACAGTAGGAACAGTGTACGGTGGTGGTCTTGGTAATGGTACGAAAACATATACTCCTGTTATTATCGTTAATAATGGTGCTAAGATAACCAATCTTTATGGTGGAGGAGATGAAGGAAGAACTTTTACATCATCTCATATCACATTGAAGGAAGGCTCTGTCGTTAATGAAAATGTCTATGGAGCAGGAAATCAGGTAGGTATCGAAGATAAACAGAATGCAGGGATTGGAAATGCTCCAGAAAGTGATAGCTATATTACATTAGAAAAAAATGCAACTGTACAGGGAAATATTTACGGAGGTAGTAATCAAAGAGGAACCGTAAAAGGAGTTTCAAACCTAACCATAAATGGAATAGTAACAGGAAATGTATTTGGTGGTGGAAAAGGTGTCAATACACAGGTATTCAATACAAAAATCAATATGAGTGCTACTGCTACTGCGAAAAATGTCTATGGTGGTTCTGAAGAAGGTAGTATCGAGGATTCAACGTTGATCGAGATACAAGGTAGTAAGATTTCTGAAAGTGTCTACGGTGCTGGTTTCGGTGCTACATCGAATGTTAAGAAAGATGTCTATATCGTTATTGCAGATGCATCTATCAGTGGCAATGTCTTTGGTGGAGGAAGCCAAGGTACGGTTGGAGGAGATACACATGTAGATATTATCAGTGGAACAATAGGAACTGCTTCAAATAAAGATACAGGAAATGTCTTCGGTGGTTCGGATAGTGCAATCGTGTCAGGGAATACCAAAGTGCATGTAGGTAAATTTGCAGCAGATGGAAATACAGTAGGTATCACTCCAACAAGCAAAGAAATCACGATTATGCAGTCAATCTTTGGAGGTGGGAATAAAGCAGCTTCGGGAACTTCCTTTGATGCTTCTAACCCATATGTATTGGGCGATGCAGAAGTGAATGTAGATGCATATACTTACACAACATTCAAAGTTGGAGAAAGTTTGTTTGGAGATGGAAACAAATGTGTCGTATCAGGAAATCGTACTTTTATTCTTAAAAATTATGACGCAGCACTCTTGTCTATTCAGCGGGCAGATACGCTAACGATTGAAAAAAGTAAGATAGAGATTAGCGGAACTACAGATAGTGCAAACTTGATTGCGACTTCTCAATATTCATTGAATAGGATTGGAAATCTGATATTAAAAGATGGAAGTGAAGTCAAACTGCAAACACCTGCGAACCTATTATTAGGTATTGAGAGTCAAGATGCTGCTGGTAATGTAACTACAGCATCCAATGCATTAGGAATTAACAATACGATCTATATGCAGCAGGGAGAAGCACTGGAATTGCGTACCAATGAGGACGTATCTCGTCCGGGCTATGGTGATGTCAAAGGCTTTACCTTATTAGGACGTTATGATAAAGATGGTAATAATCTTGAAAAAGGTATCTATATTCTAGGTGGTATGGGTTCAGATGATGACAGCGGATTCTATTATGCCAATGCTACAGATACAGATCAAGGCATTACATATCATGAAAAAATAACACCAACTCATGATAAAGAAGGAACAGTATGGAGAAACTGGAAAGTTGCAAATGCGGTACTCAATAGACAGGAAACTCTGACCATGTCAGATAAGCCTACTGGAGGAAAAACAGCCCAGCTTGAAGGGGATTCTGCCGATGGTTCCATTTATCGTCTGGATACTTCATCCTTACAGATTAAGACACAAAATGGCTCTACAGAGAAGTTCACAATTAAAGAAGAAGGACAGTTAAAAGATAATGATAATGTCAATACAACATTAGGATTATCGATTGGAACAGGACAAAGCGGCTGGTTAGAACAGAGAAAAGTTGGCTATGTAGTCGGAAGCAGCGATGGAGCAGGAAACCAAATCATTGTTGATGAAACAAATAAAGGTGAGATGCGTTCTATCAATGGTGGAACTGCCAAGCCGATTATACAGGTAGATCTTTCTAATCTTGATGGTATCAGCAAAACGGATTCATCAGCACCCCTGCAAGTAACATTTACCATAGATATGATCAAACTACAGCCGGATGGTTCAGAAATTGAAACCGGTAAAATGAATGTGATATTAGATATAAAGCGAGAACAGCACGGACAGTATACAGATGTTGCATTACAATCTGGCAAGAAATATGATCGAGCTGGACAAACATATACCTATAATTCAGCAAGCCCTCAAGTAGGTATCACAATATCAAAAGAGAGTTCTGTAACTTTACAATATGCACAGCAGGGGCAATTAAAAGATATACCAGCTGATCATACATTATCTTTCTCAACAGCACTTCCGGAAGGAACAACGATTCTGATGGTAGATAAAAAAGGAACACATGATGAATATTATGAATACACAGTTCCTAATGGCGGTAAATCAAAGATCAATCTTAGCGATTTCATCAAAAATGAAACATCGAATACGAAGTATCAACCTGTAACAGAGAAAGGACAGAAGGAAAATTTTATCTTTGTCATAGATTTTGCACGTGCAGCATCCTTTACAGTAAATTCTATTACTGCAACGCTTGATGCTGTAAATAGTTCTGGTAGTTCTGTATACAACGCAACGATGTCAACAGTATTTGCGGTTAATGGTGATAAGAAAGAATATTCCTTAAGCAGTGAGAAAGCTTCTGGAACAGTCTCTATTACACCGGATTATCCAATGAATACGACGTTCCAGATTGATTTAAAAACTGCAGTTCAAAATGCAAATGTAGGTATTGATACAACTGGAGATGGACGCCAGATGGGTGTGAAAGTGAAACTATTTAACAAGGATTTGAATCGATATATTGACATACCGCAGACATGGAAAATCATCAGCAATGGTGTGCGTTACAGTACATCAGGAGATAGTTTAACAGTCGTACTTGCGGATCAAATGACAGAGGCTACATCAAATATTTATGTATCTATGGATAACCTTAGTAATGTGCCATCTGGTAACTATCGTTTTGATATTGAACTTGTCAGTGGTGCATTGGCAAACTATCCGGGAGATACAACTACGACATCAGTATCGAATGTACAATATAACTTTAAATTAAAGGATTACCGCTATTCCATCGCTGTAGAAATGCTATCGCCTGATGAACCTATATTCAAGACAGATGATGCAGATAGAACAATCAATGCTTTAATCACTAAGGTGGCTCAAGGTGGTGCAGATACAAGCGAAGTGACAGTAGAACAGGTTGTATCTAGGAAGAATCCTGAAACAAAGAAATACGAGGATTTAAACTTATCCGATGTTTTCACAGGAAGTCTTGATAAAGTACTGAGCTGGAAAACAAATAAGCAGACTTATAAATTAAAGGAGGGATTGGAAGCAGGGACTTATCGTATTACTTATACGATAAAAACGAAAGTAGAAATAAATGGTACAACAGTCGTAAAAGATGCAGGAACTGAAACAATGAATTTTATTGTAACGAAAGATTAA
- a CDS encoding AAA family ATPase — translation MQHLFLRDIFIDWKKVTDYTQGIAALHSFDTLKFHKQITFLTGENGYGKSTLLEAIAVAYGFNPEGGTKNYRFYTRDTHSSLYEGIHMSRGPYQPSCSYFLRAESFYNVATKAEDYESTYQGRALHSCSHGESFLSFMQSFRDVGFFLLDEPEAALSVQRQLALLIQLTTMATEGSQFLIATHSPILLGVPDAQILSFDDGRVEEITYEQTASYQITEMFINNRDYMLDKLLREDDI, via the coding sequence ATGCAGCACTTATTCTTACGCGATATCTTCATTGACTGGAAAAAGGTCACAGATTACACACAGGGCATTGCGGCACTGCATTCCTTTGATACATTGAAATTTCACAAGCAAATAACCTTTCTCACAGGAGAAAACGGCTATGGTAAGTCAACGCTTCTGGAAGCAATCGCCGTAGCTTATGGCTTTAATCCCGAGGGAGGCACAAAAAATTATCGGTTTTATACCAGAGATACGCATTCCTCACTTTACGAGGGCATTCATATGAGCCGCGGCCCATATCAGCCTTCCTGCTCCTATTTCCTGCGGGCGGAGAGCTTTTATAATGTAGCGACCAAGGCCGAGGATTATGAATCCACATATCAGGGAAGAGCTTTGCATTCCTGTTCTCATGGTGAAAGCTTTTTATCCTTTATGCAGAGCTTTCGGGATGTTGGCTTCTTCCTTTTGGATGAGCCGGAGGCAGCTTTGTCTGTGCAGCGGCAGCTGGCCCTGCTGATTCAGCTCACGACAATGGCCACAGAGGGCTCCCAGTTTCTGATTGCAACGCATTCTCCGATTCTGCTCGGTGTTCCCGATGCTCAGATTTTAAGCTTTGATGATGGCAGGGTAGAAGAAATCACCTATGAACAGACTGCATCCTATCAGATAACCGAGATGTTTATCAATAACCGTGACTATATGCTGGATAAGCTGTTACGGGAAGATGATATATAA
- a CDS encoding Spx/MgsR family RNA polymerase-binding regulatory protein — MIILYTSPGCASCRKAKQWLKDNEMQYIEKNIFTTLLKEDEIKYLLQRTENGTEDIISTRSKAFQELHRDLDDISIKELVDIIQKNPSILKRPIMINEKSFVVGYDDDEITALVPAKLRLTAQQACNPSCANYPICGKVREEA, encoded by the coding sequence ATGATTATACTATATACTTCACCCGGATGTGCAAGCTGTAGAAAAGCAAAGCAATGGTTAAAAGACAATGAGATGCAATACATTGAAAAGAATATTTTTACGACACTGCTGAAGGAGGATGAAATAAAATATCTTCTGCAGAGAACAGAAAACGGTACGGAGGACATTATATCCACGCGTTCCAAGGCGTTTCAGGAGCTGCATAGAGATCTGGATGATATCTCTATCAAGGAGCTGGTGGATATCATACAAAAGAATCCATCTATTTTGAAGCGTCCAATTATGATCAATGAGAAAAGCTTCGTTGTCGGATACGACGATGATGAAATTACGGCACTTGTTCCGGCTAAGCTGCGACTCACTGCACAGCAGGCATGCAATCCAAGCTGTGCAAATTATCCAATATGCGGCAAGGTACGTGAGGAAGCATAG
- the trpS gene encoding tryptophan--tRNA ligase, with product MKRMLSGIKPTGRLTLGNYIGAIRNFVAYQDDYEMYVFIANMHAITVPQERAELKKNTKDLIALYLAAGLDPEKVTIFLQSDVHEHAELGWIMTCNSYMGELQRMTQYKDKTAKGETGITAGLFTYPSLMAADILLYDADYVPVGLDQKQHVELTRNLAERFNNRYGDTFVVPEPLVSKVGAKIYSLQDPTKKMSKSEENPKGTIDLLDEPSVARKKIMSAVTDSIGIIQYDPENQPGVSNLLTILSSLNGESIEDIVARYEGKGYGDLKKEVGAAVFDFLSDLQAKYKDILSSGQVEKVITEGNEKARRSARKKLMKVKKKIGFQLF from the coding sequence ATGAAACGAATGCTGAGCGGCATTAAACCAACCGGACGTCTGACTCTGGGAAACTATATCGGAGCTATACGGAATTTCGTAGCTTATCAGGATGATTATGAAATGTATGTCTTTATAGCGAACATGCATGCAATCACAGTCCCACAGGAGCGCGCAGAGCTGAAGAAAAATACAAAGGATTTGATTGCGCTGTATCTGGCTGCCGGTTTGGATCCGGAAAAGGTTACGATTTTCTTACAGAGTGATGTGCATGAGCATGCTGAGCTGGGATGGATCATGACCTGCAATTCCTATATGGGAGAGCTGCAGCGTATGACACAATATAAGGATAAGACGGCAAAGGGAGAAACCGGTATTACAGCAGGGCTGTTTACATACCCGTCCCTGATGGCTGCGGATATCCTGTTATATGATGCAGATTATGTTCCAGTCGGTCTGGATCAGAAGCAGCATGTGGAGCTGACAAGAAATCTGGCAGAGCGCTTCAACAACCGTTATGGCGATACATTTGTCGTTCCGGAACCGCTTGTAAGCAAGGTGGGAGCGAAAATCTATTCGCTGCAGGATCCGACAAAGAAAATGTCCAAATCTGAGGAAAATCCAAAGGGTACCATTGATTTGCTGGATGAACCATCAGTTGCACGTAAAAAAATCATGTCTGCAGTTACCGATTCCATCGGTATTATACAATATGATCCGGAAAACCAGCCGGGTGTTTCCAATTTACTTACTATTCTGTCCTCATTAAATGGAGAGAGCATTGAAGACATTGTTGCGCGATATGAAGGCAAGGGCTACGGTGATCTCAAAAAAGAAGTTGGTGCAGCAGTCTTTGATTTCCTGAGTGATTTACAGGCGAAGTACAAGGATATCCTGTCCAGCGGTCAGGTGGAGAAGGTTATTACAGAGGGTAATGAAAAGGCCAGACGTTCCGCTCGCAAGAAACTGATGAAGGTAAAAAAGAAGATTGGCTTTCAACTGTTCTAA